One part of the Gossypium raimondii isolate GPD5lz chromosome 1, ASM2569854v1, whole genome shotgun sequence genome encodes these proteins:
- the LOC105786047 gene encoding uncharacterized protein At2g29880-like translates to MLEKALPRAMLKARPNIESRIRCLKREWSVVYDMLNGQNNSGFGWDEHRQLVVAEDAVWESYVKSHKEASQFRHRSFPYYNQLTAIYARDRATGKDAQTAADVLEEIHAEDERLLRYE, encoded by the exons atgctagaaaaggctttaccaagagcaatgttgaaggcaagaccaaatattgaatctcggattaggtgcctaaaaagggaatggtcagtcgtctacgacatgcttaatggtCAGAACAacagcggttttggttgggacgagcataggcagctcgttgttgctgaagatgcagtttgggaatcctatgttaag agtcacaaagaagcctctcagttcagacatcgttctttcccttactacaaccagcttactgccatatacgcaagagatcgggcgactgggaaagacgctcaaacagctgctgatgttcttgaagaaatacatgctGAGGATGAACGCTTACtgagatatgaatga